The following are encoded together in the Streptomyces sp. NBC_00358 genome:
- a CDS encoding GntR family transcriptional regulator, with amino-acid sequence MSLQLSVDRSSPVPLYFQLSQQLEAAIERGALTPGSLLGNEIELAARLGLSRPTVRQAIQSLVDKGLLVRRRGVGTQVVHSQVKRPMELSSLYDDLESAGQRPATQVVLNTVEPASTAVAAALGVAEGSEVHRVERLRLAHGEPMAYLCNYLPPKLLDLDSERMEATGLYRLMRGAGITLHSARQSVGARAASEEEGERLGEPTGAPVLTMQRTTFDDTGRAVEFGTHIYRASRYSFEFQLLVRP; translated from the coding sequence GTGTCGCTCCAGCTCAGCGTCGACCGCAGCAGCCCGGTCCCGCTCTATTTCCAGCTCTCGCAGCAGCTCGAGGCCGCCATCGAGCGCGGAGCGCTGACCCCGGGCAGCCTGCTCGGCAACGAGATCGAGCTCGCCGCACGGCTCGGCCTGTCCCGCCCCACGGTCCGCCAGGCCATCCAGTCCCTCGTCGACAAGGGGCTGCTCGTACGGCGCCGCGGTGTCGGCACCCAGGTCGTGCACAGCCAGGTCAAACGGCCCATGGAACTGAGCAGTCTCTACGACGACCTGGAATCGGCGGGCCAGCGTCCGGCGACCCAGGTGGTCCTCAACACCGTCGAACCGGCGTCCACCGCGGTCGCAGCGGCACTCGGGGTGGCCGAGGGCAGCGAGGTCCACCGTGTCGAGCGGCTCCGTCTCGCGCACGGTGAGCCGATGGCGTACCTCTGCAACTACCTGCCCCCCAAGCTGCTGGACCTCGACAGCGAGCGGATGGAGGCCACCGGCCTGTACCGGCTGATGCGCGGCGCCGGAATCACCCTGCACAGCGCCCGCCAGTCCGTCGGCGCCCGCGCGGCCAGCGAGGAGGAGGGCGAGCGGCTCGGCGAGCCGACCGGGGCCCCCGTGCTCACCATGCAGCGGACCACCTTCGACGACACCGGCCGCGCCGTCGAGTTCGGCACCCACATCTACCGCGCCTCGCGCTACTCCTTCGAGTTCCAGCTCCTCGTACGGCCGTGA
- a CDS encoding Gfo/Idh/MocA family protein, with the protein MRIGLIGAGRIGTFHAATLSRHREVGGSLIVTDADPARAQRLADRLGATAAPGVNEIFTWGVDAVVITAATSAHAELIGRAARSGLPVFCEKPIALDLAGTLAALAEVDAAGTVLQMGFQRRFDVGYTAAREAVRSGRLGRLHTVRAMTSDQSPPPAGYLPLSGGLYRDCLIHDFDMLRWVSGREVVQVYATGSDAGPPMFREAGDIDTGAAVLTFDDGMLATATATRVNGAGYDVRMELSGELDQIAVGLDDRTPIASTEPAGPPPADKPWTGFLERFGPAYEAELAAFVEVVRGERANPCDGREALEALRIAEACELSRRERRPVSPAEIPGGRA; encoded by the coding sequence ATGCGCATCGGACTCATCGGAGCGGGTCGTATCGGTACATTCCACGCGGCCACTCTCAGCCGTCACCGTGAGGTCGGCGGCTCCCTCATCGTCACGGACGCCGACCCCGCACGGGCTCAGCGGCTGGCGGACCGGCTGGGCGCGACGGCCGCGCCCGGCGTGAACGAGATCTTCACCTGGGGTGTGGACGCGGTGGTCATCACCGCCGCCACCTCGGCCCACGCCGAACTGATCGGTCGGGCAGCACGCTCCGGACTCCCGGTCTTCTGCGAGAAGCCCATAGCCCTCGACCTGGCGGGCACGCTGGCCGCGCTCGCGGAGGTCGACGCCGCCGGAACGGTCCTGCAGATGGGTTTCCAGCGCCGCTTCGACGTGGGCTACACGGCCGCCCGTGAGGCGGTGCGGTCGGGCAGGCTCGGCCGGCTGCACACCGTACGCGCGATGACGTCGGACCAGTCGCCGCCCCCGGCCGGCTACCTCCCCCTTTCCGGCGGGCTCTACCGCGACTGTCTGATCCACGACTTCGACATGCTGCGCTGGGTCAGCGGCCGCGAGGTCGTCCAGGTGTACGCGACCGGCTCCGACGCCGGGCCCCCGATGTTCCGCGAGGCCGGCGACATCGACACCGGCGCGGCCGTCCTCACCTTCGACGACGGCATGCTCGCGACGGCGACGGCCACCCGGGTGAACGGCGCGGGCTACGACGTCCGCATGGAACTCTCCGGCGAACTGGACCAGATCGCCGTCGGCCTGGACGACCGGACGCCGATCGCCTCGACCGAACCCGCCGGCCCCCCACCTGCGGACAAGCCGTGGACGGGCTTCCTGGAACGCTTCGGCCCCGCGTACGAGGCGGAGCTCGCCGCCTTCGTCGAGGTGGTCCGCGGCGAACGCGCCAACCCCTGCGACGGGCGTGAGGCACTGGAGGCGCTGCGCATCGCCGAGGCCTGCGAGCTGTCCCGGCGTGAGCGGCGCCCGGTGTCACCGGCGGAGATCCCGGGGGGCCGGGCCTGA
- a CDS encoding cytochrome P450 family protein, translating to MIDLGEYGERFTENPHPVYAELRALGPVHRVRLPPPDASHETWLVVGYEEARAALADPRLAKDADKIGITFYGEEMIGKHLLVADPPQHTRLRTLIAGEFTGRRVAALRPRIQEITDELIDAMLPRGHADLVESFAYPLPLTVICELLGVPEPDRAAFRALSVETVAPTDSGTEYQAFVQLSAYLGDLIEDKRCAGPTDDLLSGLIRTTAEDGDRLSPRELRGMAFLLLVAGHETTVNLVSGAVRALLTHPGQLAAVRADMTLLDGVIEETLRYEGPVENATFRYAAEPLDIGGTAIASGEEVMIGLTAADRDGARYPAPDRFDIGRETRGHLAFGHGIHYCLGAPLARLEARVALRSLLERCPDLALDGPPSGWLPGMLMRGVRRMPVRW from the coding sequence GTGATCGATCTGGGTGAGTACGGAGAGCGGTTCACCGAGAACCCGCATCCGGTCTACGCCGAGTTGCGCGCACTCGGTCCTGTGCACCGGGTGCGGCTGCCGCCGCCGGACGCGTCGCACGAGACCTGGCTCGTCGTCGGGTACGAGGAGGCGCGGGCCGCGCTCGCCGACCCGCGCCTGGCCAAGGACGCCGACAAGATCGGCATCACCTTCTACGGCGAGGAGATGATCGGCAAGCATCTGCTGGTCGCCGACCCGCCGCAGCACACCCGGTTACGGACGCTGATCGCGGGAGAGTTCACCGGCCGCCGGGTCGCGGCACTGCGCCCGCGGATCCAGGAGATCACCGACGAGCTGATCGACGCGATGCTGCCGCGCGGACACGCCGACCTCGTCGAGTCCTTCGCCTATCCGCTCCCGCTGACCGTCATCTGCGAGCTGCTCGGGGTGCCCGAGCCGGACCGGGCCGCCTTCCGCGCGCTGTCCGTGGAGACGGTGGCGCCCACCGACTCCGGGACCGAGTACCAGGCCTTTGTCCAACTGTCCGCCTACCTCGGCGACTTGATCGAGGACAAGCGGTGCGCGGGTCCCACGGACGACCTGCTCAGCGGTCTGATCCGCACCACCGCGGAGGACGGTGACCGCCTCTCGCCGAGGGAGTTGCGCGGCATGGCGTTCCTGCTCCTGGTCGCCGGGCACGAGACGACGGTCAATCTCGTCTCCGGCGCGGTCCGGGCCCTGCTCACCCACCCCGGCCAACTCGCCGCGGTGCGCGCCGACATGACGCTCCTCGACGGGGTCATCGAGGAGACGCTCCGCTACGAGGGGCCGGTGGAGAACGCGACCTTCCGCTACGCCGCGGAGCCGCTCGACATCGGTGGCACGGCGATCGCGTCAGGGGAAGAGGTGATGATCGGCCTCACCGCGGCCGACCGCGACGGAGCGCGCTATCCGGCACCCGACCGGTTCGACATCGGGCGCGAGACCCGCGGTCATCTCGCCTTCGGGCACGGTATCCACTACTGCCTGGGAGCGCCGCTGGCCCGGCTCGAAGCACGGGTGGCGCTCCGCTCCCTGCTGGAGCGGTGCCCGGACCTGGCGCTCGACGGACCTCCGAGCGGCTGGCTGCCCGGCATGCTGATGCGAGGCGTGCGCCGTATGCCGGTCCGCTGGTGA
- a CDS encoding response regulator transcription factor gives MTAIRLLLVDDDPLVRAGLALMLGGAEDVEIVGEAADGGAVEELVDRTRPDVVLMDIRMPVVDGLTATARLRGREKAPQVVVLTTFHADEQVLSALRAGAAGFVLKDTPPAEILAAVRRVAAGDPVLSPTVTRQLMAHAAGSALDTRRSGARSRMAVLNEREREVAVAVGRGGSNAEIAAQLFMSIATVKTHVSRILAKLDLNNRVQIALLTYDAGLLEEDGH, from the coding sequence ATGACTGCGATTCGACTGCTGCTCGTCGACGACGATCCCTTGGTGAGAGCGGGGCTGGCTCTCATGCTGGGCGGCGCGGAGGACGTCGAGATCGTCGGCGAGGCCGCGGACGGCGGCGCGGTGGAGGAACTCGTCGACCGCACCCGCCCCGACGTCGTCCTGATGGACATCAGGATGCCGGTCGTCGACGGACTGACCGCCACCGCACGGCTGCGCGGACGGGAGAAGGCGCCCCAGGTCGTGGTCCTGACGACCTTTCACGCCGATGAACAGGTGCTGAGCGCTCTGCGCGCGGGCGCGGCCGGCTTCGTCCTCAAGGACACGCCTCCCGCGGAGATCCTCGCTGCGGTACGCCGGGTCGCGGCCGGGGACCCGGTGCTGTCGCCCACCGTCACGCGTCAGTTGATGGCGCACGCCGCGGGTTCGGCCCTCGACACCCGCAGATCCGGAGCGCGTTCACGGATGGCCGTCCTGAACGAGCGCGAGCGCGAGGTCGCCGTCGCGGTCGGGCGCGGCGGTTCGAACGCGGAGATCGCCGCCCAACTGTTCATGAGCATCGCCACGGTCAAGACCCACGTCTCCCGCATCCTCGCCAAGCTCGACCTCAACAACCGGGTGCAGATCGCCTTGTTGACGTACGACGCCGGACTGCTGGAGGAGGACGGGCACTGA
- a CDS encoding sensor histidine kinase, which yields MSGDKPASVPRDEPASALPGRRWLLPSAVAAELDPDADRAAPSGRPRRTLRDWVVDFGCFLLAVAIGLLAANTVTDDPDIPHGLAVADQALGALACAAVWLRRRWPLGLAVAMIPVGLVSNTAGGAGLVALFTLAVHRPFRYVACVAGVQLALLPAFFWLRPDPDLPYLAALAVTALLTSAVVGWGMFVRSKRQLMLSLRDRARRAETEAALRAEQAQRLAREAIAREMHDVLAHRLTLLSVHAGALEFRPDAPREEVARAAGVIRESAHEALQDLREIIGVLRAGDSDDAGRPQPTLAALDGLVAESRSAGMKVVLDNRVADPAAVPASVGRTAYRIAQEGLTNARKHAPGAEVTVTVRGVAGEGLTVTVANPAPPGQVPKVPGSGQGLIGLTERATLAGGRLEHGAVGDGAAGDGGFRIRAWLPWGG from the coding sequence GTGAGTGGTGACAAGCCGGCGTCCGTGCCGCGTGACGAGCCGGCGTCGGCCCTGCCGGGCCGGCGCTGGCTGCTGCCGTCGGCCGTGGCCGCGGAACTCGACCCCGACGCCGACCGTGCGGCGCCCTCCGGACGGCCGCGGCGCACCCTGCGCGACTGGGTCGTCGACTTCGGCTGCTTCCTGCTGGCCGTCGCCATCGGTCTGCTGGCCGCCAACACCGTGACCGACGACCCGGACATCCCGCACGGTCTCGCCGTCGCCGACCAGGCGCTCGGCGCGCTCGCCTGTGCCGCGGTCTGGCTGCGGCGGCGATGGCCGCTCGGGCTCGCCGTCGCCATGATCCCGGTCGGGCTGGTCTCGAACACGGCGGGCGGCGCGGGCCTGGTCGCCCTCTTCACCCTCGCCGTGCACCGGCCCTTCCGGTACGTGGCCTGCGTCGCCGGTGTCCAGCTCGCGCTTCTCCCGGCGTTCTTCTGGCTGCGGCCCGACCCCGACCTGCCGTACCTCGCCGCCCTCGCCGTCACCGCGCTGCTCACCTCCGCCGTCGTCGGCTGGGGCATGTTCGTCCGGTCCAAGCGCCAGCTCATGCTGAGCCTGCGGGACCGCGCGCGGCGGGCCGAGACCGAGGCGGCACTGCGAGCCGAGCAGGCGCAGCGGCTCGCCCGTGAGGCCATCGCGCGGGAGATGCACGACGTGCTTGCGCACCGGCTCACACTGCTGAGCGTGCACGCGGGGGCGCTGGAGTTCCGGCCCGACGCGCCCCGGGAGGAGGTCGCCCGTGCCGCCGGGGTCATCCGGGAGAGCGCGCACGAGGCACTGCAGGACCTGCGCGAGATCATCGGGGTGCTGCGGGCCGGGGACTCCGACGACGCGGGTCGGCCGCAGCCGACCCTCGCCGCGCTCGACGGGCTGGTCGCCGAGTCGCGCTCCGCCGGCATGAAGGTCGTCCTCGACAACCGGGTCGCCGACCCGGCCGCGGTACCCGCCTCCGTGGGCCGCACGGCGTACCGCATCGCCCAGGAAGGGCTGACCAACGCCCGCAAGCACGCGCCGGGCGCGGAGGTCACGGTGACGGTGCGGGGAGTCGCCGGAGAGGGCCTGACCGTGACCGTCGCCAACCCCGCGCCGCCGGGTCAGGTGCCCAAGGTCCCCGGCTCCGGGCAGGGGCTGATCGGGCTGACGGAGCGGGCGACGCTGGCGGGAGGGCGGCTGGAGCACGGGGCCGTGGGGGACGGGGCGGCGGGGGACGGGGGGTTCCGGATTCGGGCGTGGTTGCCGTGGGGTGGCTGA